The Paenarthrobacter aurescens region ACCCGCTTCACGGACTCCAGCGACCTCGCGCACGACATGCAGGTCAACATCGTCACCTTCCAGCCCGGCGGCGTGATCCCCTTCCCGGAGACCCACGTCATGGAGCACGGCCTGTACGTCCTGGAGGGCAAGGCCATGTACTTGCTCAACAACGACTGGGTTGAGGTGGAAGCCGGCGACTTCATGTGGCTGCGCGCGTTCTGCCCGCAGGCTTGCTACGCCGGTGGTCCGGGCGAGTTCCGTTACCTGCTGTACAAGGACATGAACCGCCAGGTGAAGCTCACCTAGGCCTGTTGCTTGCGCCGAGATCGCCGGAAAGCTGCCAGTTCGCTGGAGCTATCCGGCGATTTCGTCGTTTTCCGGCGAACTCAGCGGCGGCGACCCATGGCGAGTCCGGCCCAGAACGCTAGGACCAGCAGCCCAAGGACCGTCACAGCCAGCCCAATCTGCGTGCCTTGGCTGACCATGACTGCACCGTCGGCCAGAAAGACCTTGTCACTCAGCGGTGCATAGGCGAACCAACCGAAGCTGGCGCTTTGGTTGGTCCAGGCCACCATCACCCCCACGATCACGGCGATCAAGCCAAGCAACGGCACGACGACGGCGGCCGCTTTCGGTGCAGGCTGCGGTGTGTTGTGTTCCACTGATGTGTTGTGTTCCCCCATGCGGCAGAGTCTAGCCTGCGTCCCCTAGTTGGGTTTGCGCGTGGCGCCGGCAATTCTGTACGACTCCTGCAGAAGCTCGTCGAGCTCTTCCACGTCCACGTTCTCCAACCGGATCAACATCAGTTGCGGTGATTGATCGTGATGCGGCGTCCAGAAGAACGTGTCCGGTCTCATGGCTGCGAGCGCTTCACGTTCGTGGGTCTTCACCGTGCCCACGCCTTCTTCCCACATGCGTGCCATGAGCGTCTTGGCGAACCACGCGGGCTGCCCCCAGCTGGGCCGCTCGGTCACTCCGGGCATAGCCAGGCAGATGCGCCTGACATCGTCTTCTGTGGCCATGGGTTCACTGTGGCATTTGTGCTCCGCCGAGGACAAGACATGTAAGGCAACTCGCGGCTAGGCTGGGCCGATGTTGACCATCGGCAGCACTGTCCTGGGTGTCAATGACATAGCCCGCGCAACGACCTTCTGGCACGAAGCGCTGGGCTATGTTCCCCGCGAGCCGGGGGACGACACCTGGGTGATCCTGGTTCCTGCGTCCGGCCCCGGCCCGCAGCTGGCCCTCATGCTGAGTGAGACACCTGTGCAGGAGCATCCCCGCATTCACCTGGACCTTTACGCGGACGATCAGGGCGCTGAGGTGGAACGGCTGATCGCCCTCGGTGCCCGGCACGTCGATTGGGACATGTATCCCGAGGAGCCGGACTTCGTGGTCCTCGCGGACCCTGACGGCAACCGCTTCTGCGTGATCGACAAGAGTCCGCGGTAGCAGCGCCGTCGGGGTCTATGCACCACCGCAGTCCCACGTCTCGGGAACGCTGCGAGATCGCTGGAGGTATCCGGGGGTATTGGCTCGTTTCCAGCGAACTCGGTGCCCGGCCCCACCGCCCGGCCCCTTCGGTAGAGTGCTCAGCATGGATGACAAAGCGACGTTGCACCGCTATTTGCAGCTCCGGAGGGCGGATCTGCTCGCGAAACTGGACGGACTGAGTGAGTACGACGCCCGGCGGCCCATGACGCCCACAGGCACCAGTCTGCTGGGCTTGGTGAAACATGTGGCAAGCGTGGAGCTGGACTATTTCGGGGTGACCTTCGGACGGCCAAGTGGCAGAGACTTGCCTTGGCTGGCGGACGACGCCGAGCCGGATTCCGATATGTGGGTCCCTGCTTCCGAGAGCCGGGAGGAGATCCTGGAGCTTCACCACTTTTCCGCCAAACACAGCGATGAGACCATCGAGTCCCTCCCGTTGGATGCGCCGGGCGTGGTGCCGTGGTGGTCTGAGGAGAAGAAGAACGTGACGCTCCACCAAATCCTGGTTCACATGTGCGTGGAGACCGCCCGCCATGCAGGGCATGCAGACATCATCAGGGAGCTCATTGACGGCTCCATAGGACAGAGGTCCGGGGATCCGAACATCCCCGGCCGGACCACGGAAGAATGGGCAGCCCACCGGGCACGCATTGAACAGGCGGCGTTGGCGGCCGGCAACAGGATCTAAACCTTCACAGCCCCCGCATATGTTGGGCAAACCTCCGGCGTAGCCTTGCTCCGTAGAAATGAGGAATGACTCCTCCACAGACTGAACACCGTAAGGGCGGCCGGACACGGCGCGCCGTGATTTCCGCCGTTCTGGCGGTCACTCTTTCTGCCGGTGGTGCTGCAGCTTGGGCCCTCGACCGGTTCGTGGTCCCGCACGCTGAGATCACCAACGTCTCCGAGTACGAGGCAAGCCAGACCGGAACCACCACAACCACGACGACGGACGAGAATTCCGCTGACACGTCGGCGAGCGCCGTGGTCACCGATACCTCGTACACCTCGGGCGACACGGGTGTCACCATCTCAACCGTGACCACCGGCAGCGGTGACGACACCGTCACCTACTACGTTGCCGACGTCGTGCTTGATGATGCCACCACGCTGAAGTCGGCGTTTGCCGAGGACACGTATGGCGGGAACATCACCGAGACCACGTCCGCGATCGCCGAGGACCACAACGCAATCTTTGCCATCAACGGCGACTACTACGGCTTCCGCGACACCGGCATCGTGATCCGCAACGGTGTGGTGTACAGGGATGAGGGTGCGCGGCAAGGGCTCGCCTTCTATAAGGACGGCACCGTCGAGGTGTACGACGAGACCACCACCACCGCCGACCAGCTCATCGCGGACGGCGTATGGAACACACTCTCCTTCGGGCCTTCGCTGCTGGACAACGGCCAGATCGCCTCGCGCATCGAGGACGTGGAGGTTGATACTAACTTCGGCAACCACTCCATCCAGGGCGAGCAGCCCCGCACGGCCGTGGGCGTGATCGATGAGAACCACTTGATGTTCGTGGTGGTGGACGGCCGCAGTCCCGGCTACAGCGCCGGCGTCACCATGACTGGTCTAGCACAGATTATGAAGGACCTGGGTGCCACCACCGCGTACAACATCGACGGCGGCGGTTCCTCCACCATGTACTTCAACGGTTCTATGGTGAACAACCCTCTTGGCGAGAACAAAGAGCGCGGCACCTCGGACATCCTCTACATCGCCCAGTCATGATCATCCTCATACCGGCGTACGAGCCGGACCACCAGCTCACGGCCCTTGTCCGCCAACTTCGGGAAGCCGATCCGTGGCTGATCATCGTGGTGGTGGACGATGGCTCCGGGCCTGACTACAAGGACACGTTCGACGACGCCGCGCGGCTTGGGTGCCAGGTGCTCAGTTACGCCGTGAACGGCGGCAAGGGCCACGCCCTGAAAAGCGGTTTCGCCTTCATCGCCGAGCGCTTCCCGGGCCATGACGTGGTCTGTGCCGACAGCGACGGCCAACACGGAGTGGCCGACATTATTGCCGTTGCCGACCGCGTCCGTCACGTCACGGCTGCAATGGTCCTGGGCTGCCGGAACTTCACCGAAAACGTCCCCGCCCGGAGCAGGTTCGGCAACACAGTAACGCGGGGTCTGTTCAGGCTCGCGACCGGTCAACGGATCACGGACACGCAAACGGGCCTCCGCGGTTACCGGGCGGATATGATCCCCTGGCTGCTGACCGTCCATGGGCAGCGATACGAGTACGAACTCAACCTGCTGCTGGAGGCGAAACAGGCCGGCTACGGCATCGAGAGTGTGGAAATAGCCACCGTCTATCTGGACCACAACTCGGGCTCGCACTTCCGTCCCGTGGCCGACTCGATCAGGATCTACGCACCGCTGCTGAAGTTCCTTGGCTCGTCCGTGTCCGCGTTCGCGGTGGACATGGTCATGTTCCTGCTCCTGAGCGCCGTGACGGACTCCCTTCTGCTGGCGGTGGTGGGGGCCCGGCTGGTGAGCGCCACGGTGAACTTCATGATCAACCGGCGCCTGGTGTTTGAGCACGGCAAGGACACTTCGTTGCGTGCCGCGGCTACAGGCTATGCAGCCCTGGTGCTCGTCCTGTTGTCCGCCAATTACGCCGCGATGTGGACCCTCACTTCACTGGCTATCCCGGATCTCCTGGCAAAGCTCGTCACCGAACTGACCCTGCTGGGCATCAGCTATGCCGTGCAGCAACGGTTCCTGTTCGTCCGGAAGGCGCGGGCCACGCCAACGGAAGCCACCGCCGTCGAAACACATATCCCAGCCTTGGTCCCGGCACAGTTTCAACACAGCCTCGCCGGGAAAAGTGGAGATCAATCCCCCAAGAGATTCCGGAGTAACTGATGAACACCATCATCCTCATAGCGGCAGACCTGGCCGCCATCACCATTTTGACGCTCGCCCTCTACCTCCGCCGGCACCGGCGCCGCGACCTGGTTGTTTCATACCTGGGCATGAACGTCGGCGTCCTGGCAGTCGCCACAGCATTGTCCGGTTCGGCCGCCGGCGTTGGCTTGGGACTGGGTTTGTTTGGTGTTCTCTCCATCATCCGCCTCCGGTCCACGGAACTCGCCCAGCACGAAGTTGCCTACTACTTCTCGGCGTTGGCGCTGGGACTGATCGCAGGCATCGGCGTCGAACCGCTCTGGCTGACCCTTTCCCTGATGGCCTTGGTTCTGCTGGTGATGTTCGTCGGCGACAACCCCCGGGTCCTCCCGGCCTACCGCCACCAGATCGTGGTGCTGGACCGGGCCATCAACAGCGAGCCCGAGCTCTACGCCCGGCTGGAGGAAGTCCTCAACGGGACGGTCCACTCGGCCACCATCCAAGAACTGGACATGGTCAACGACAAAACCATTGTTGACGTCCGGTACGCGGTCCGCCCCCTCCACCAGG contains the following coding sequences:
- a CDS encoding DUF4956 domain-containing protein; the protein is MNTIILIAADLAAITILTLALYLRRHRRRDLVVSYLGMNVGVLAVATALSGSAAGVGLGLGLFGVLSIIRLRSTELAQHEVAYYFSALALGLIAGIGVEPLWLTLSLMALVLLVMFVGDNPRVLPAYRHQIVVLDRAINSEPELYARLEEVLNGTVHSATIQELDMVNDKTIVDVRYAVRPLHQDLSQPRHSQLGFNQPAGALTPAPEELPAQAPQPASQQTRQSVPTSAGVA
- a CDS encoding MmcQ/YjbR family DNA-binding protein, with the protein product MATEDDVRRICLAMPGVTERPSWGQPAWFAKTLMARMWEEGVGTVKTHEREALAAMRPDTFFWTPHHDQSPQLMLIRLENVDVEELDELLQESYRIAGATRKPN
- a CDS encoding VOC family protein translates to MLTIGSTVLGVNDIARATTFWHEALGYVPREPGDDTWVILVPASGPGPQLALMLSETPVQEHPRIHLDLYADDQGAEVERLIALGARHVDWDMYPEEPDFVVLADPDGNRFCVIDKSPR
- a CDS encoding bifunctional glycosyltransferase family 2/GtrA family protein: MIILIPAYEPDHQLTALVRQLREADPWLIIVVVDDGSGPDYKDTFDDAARLGCQVLSYAVNGGKGHALKSGFAFIAERFPGHDVVCADSDGQHGVADIIAVADRVRHVTAAMVLGCRNFTENVPARSRFGNTVTRGLFRLATGQRITDTQTGLRGYRADMIPWLLTVHGQRYEYELNLLLEAKQAGYGIESVEIATVYLDHNSGSHFRPVADSIRIYAPLLKFLGSSVSAFAVDMVMFLLLSAVTDSLLLAVVGARLVSATVNFMINRRLVFEHGKDTSLRAAATGYAALVLVLLSANYAAMWTLTSLAIPDLLAKLVTELTLLGISYAVQQRFLFVRKARATPTEATAVETHIPALVPAQFQHSLAGKSGDQSPKRFRSN
- a CDS encoding DinB family protein; translated protein: MDDKATLHRYLQLRRADLLAKLDGLSEYDARRPMTPTGTSLLGLVKHVASVELDYFGVTFGRPSGRDLPWLADDAEPDSDMWVPASESREEILELHHFSAKHSDETIESLPLDAPGVVPWWSEEKKNVTLHQILVHMCVETARHAGHADIIRELIDGSIGQRSGDPNIPGRTTEEWAAHRARIEQAALAAGNRI
- a CDS encoding phosphodiester glycosidase family protein; protein product: MTPPQTEHRKGGRTRRAVISAVLAVTLSAGGAAAWALDRFVVPHAEITNVSEYEASQTGTTTTTTTDENSADTSASAVVTDTSYTSGDTGVTISTVTTGSGDDTVTYYVADVVLDDATTLKSAFAEDTYGGNITETTSAIAEDHNAIFAINGDYYGFRDTGIVIRNGVVYRDEGARQGLAFYKDGTVEVYDETTTTADQLIADGVWNTLSFGPSLLDNGQIASRIEDVEVDTNFGNHSIQGEQPRTAVGVIDENHLMFVVVDGRSPGYSAGVTMTGLAQIMKDLGATTAYNIDGGGSSTMYFNGSMVNNPLGENKERGTSDILYIAQS